One segment of Falco peregrinus isolate bFalPer1 chromosome 4, bFalPer1.pri, whole genome shotgun sequence DNA contains the following:
- the TRMT10C gene encoding tRNA methyltransferase 10 homolog C codes for MQSVNMVLKKIVRSSVLLFAAQHGTKKNLFPLSRTLSLSLCLKQDNSCNPSEKLDLDAWKKVMKSGLQQEVSEMVSEHKELSSLAAAREILEMWRLAGRLVPENISEEQLKTFMECPSKSAKKKYLKFLHMKELYKKNDKRKMDEKRERRLEAQEQASGTAETKRNSFMCFWASSMDRVYNWRVAQSMIFGQPLIFDMSYEKDMSVREVTNAVRQIVLSESCNRRSVDPFHIHFCNFKDNSLYQKEFVKHYREAWGKLLITVTDQCYTEVFPKDKLIYLTADSPKVMKTFDHDKIYIVGSMVDKSIKPGLSLARAKRLGLETAALPLDKYLLWNTGAKNLTLDQMMHILLTLKDTGDWKKALEFVPKRKYCGFVSKPVHELKKTLNLINTLKLGKRQEEVQKEFAKNYSKKLMPK; via the coding sequence ATGCAGTCCGTTAATAtggttctgaaaaaaattgtaagaagTTCTGTCCTTCTGTTTGCTGCACAACATGGGACGAAAAAGAATTTGTTTCCACTCAGTAGAACTCTGAGTTTATCGCTTTGCCTGAAACAGGACAATTCATGCAATCCCTCAGAAAAACTAGATTTAGATGCGTGGAAGAAGGTAATGAAGTCGGGGTTGCAACAGGAAGTCAGTGAGATGGTCTCAGAGCATAAGGAACtttccagcctggctgctgcacgTGAGATTTTGGAGATGTGGAGACTAGCTGGGAGATTAGTTCCAGAAAATATCAGTGAAGAACAGCTAAAAACCTTTATGGAATGTCCTTCCAAGTCAgcaaaaaagaagtatttaaagtTTTTGCATATGAAAGAGCTTTACAAGAAAAACGACAAAAGAAAGATGgatgagaaaagggaaaggaggctgGAAGCACAAGAGCAAGCTTCAGGAACTGCAGAGACCAAAAGGAATTCGTTCATGTGTTTCTGGGCCAGCTCTATGGACAGAGTATACAATTGGAGGGTTGCTCAGTCTATGATCTTTGGCCAACCTCTAATATTTGACATGTCTTACGAAAAAGATATGTCTGTACGCGAAGTCACAAATGCAGTGAGACAGATAGTACTAAGTGAAAGCTGCAATCGAAGATCTGTGGATCCATTCCACATCCATTTCTGTAACTTCAAAGATAACAGCCTCTATCAGAAGGAATTTGTCAAGCATTACAGAGAGGCGTGGGGCAAGTTGCTCATCACTGTGACAGACCAGTGCTACACAGAAGTCTTTCCAAAGGATAAGCTGATCTATCTGACTGCTGATTCTCCcaaagtaatgaaaacatttgatCATGATAAAATCTATATTGTCGGGTCAATGGTTGACAAGAGCATAAAACCAGGACTCTCTTTAGCACGGGCAAAGCGACTGGGGCTGGAGACTGCGGCACTTCCATTGGATAAGTACTTGCTTTGGAATACTGGTGCCAAAAATCTCACACTGGATCAAATGATGCATATTTTACTAACCTTGAAAGATACGGGAGACTGGAAGAAGGCTCTGGAATTTGTTCCCAAAAGGAAGTATTGTGGCTTTGTAAGCAAGCCTGtacatgaactgaaaaaaaccttaaacCTGATAAACACACTTAAACTTGGAAAGAGACAGGAAGAAGTACAAAAGGAATTTGCCAAGAACTACTCTAAGAAGCTAATGCCAAAGTAG
- the LOC101918042 gene encoding LOW QUALITY PROTEIN: putative protein FAM172B (The sequence of the model RefSeq protein was modified relative to this genomic sequence to represent the inferred CDS: inserted 1 base in 1 codon; substituted 1 base at 1 genomic stop codon): protein MNTLYGCSVSPSDLAARPQSLKATRRHLHPAQRLPGPQAQRPGGAAPPRQAQGKPACRRHRPLPRANAGKGRPPGRSEGSGGRRSPPLPSPGGLTPPHEGGSLAASPPPPTGSARPARAAQPRPADTPTAQEDKKDDISDPMEIAQKENWLQIQHELSLRKLTEGSEYQEELKYDFNVKGELRHLDTNXSFVFNYCKSAHEQNHKRYQVLGHLITQYVYELLERVCMLQKVCIATDATEDELRSFFFMSKNALTSSSSLIVLLQDRGVFRAGQWGQRIIVSEGLRHGTQIPFIKMALQNHREVILLNPNDNLADSKTEKEERXEALTSTQSLWWIPKRGSSSPEEHTMYVWDHLISKSAAKNVALIAHGYGGLVFVDLLVQRKQEVMNKVCSVAFIGSVHHIQHQSRRDPQIEEWIRKHCHEWVSNSKPLDKPLGSLIKVNCPVVSAGTNKYGLAPSCCLHAIFKYLKSELKAKITTALRFTCCNQKQHK from the exons ATGAATACCCTGTATGGCTGCAGCGTAAGCCCCTCGGACCTTGCAGCTCGGCCGCAGTCGCTCAAGGCGACCAGGAGGCACTTGCACCCAGCTCAGCGGCTTCCGGGCCCGCAGGCCCAGCGCCCCGGGGGCGCGGCACCCCCACGGCAGGCACAGGGCAAGCCAGCGTGCCGCCGGCACCGCCCGCTGCCAAGGGCCAACGCTGGCAAAGGGCGGCCGCCGGGCCGCTCTGAAGGAAGTGGGGGCCGCAGGAGCCCACCGCTGCCCAGCCCGGGAGGCCTCACGCCCCCTCACGAAGGGGGAAGCCTCGCCGCCTCCCCACCCCCGCCTACCGGCTCCGCTCGCCCGGCGCGGGCGGCCCAGCCGCGACCAGCGGACACACCAACGGCGCAGG AAGACAAGAAAGATGACATCTCTGACCCAATGGAGATTgctcaaaaggaaaat TGGTTACAAATACAGCACGAACTAAGTTTGAGGAAACTAACAGAGGGCTCAGAGTATCAAGAGGAACTGAAGTACGACTTCAATGTAAAAGGGGAACTGAGGCATCTGGATACAAATTAGTCCTTTGTTTTCAATTATTGCAAGAGTGCGCATGAGCAGAATCATAAACGCTATCAAGTTTTGGGACATTTGATTACCCAATATGTTTATGAGCTCCTGGAAAGAGTCTGCATGCTGCAGAAAGTTTGCATTGCTACTGATGCTACAGAGGATGAACTAAGAAGTTTCTTCTTCATGAGCAAGAATGCACTAACAAGTTCCTCTAGCCTAATAGTCCTCCTTCAAGACCGTGGAGTTTTCCGTGCTGGACAGTGGGGGCAAAGGATAATTGTCAGTGAGGGCCTGAGGCATGGAACACAAATACCATTCATCAAAATGGCCCTTCAGAACCACAGGGAAGTGATATTACTGAATCCCAATGACAACCTCGCTGATTCGaagactgaaaaggaagaga cTGAAGCACTGACTTCTACACAGTCCCTCTGGTGGATCCCCaagaggggcagcagcagccctgaggagcaTACCATGTATGTATGGGATCATCTAATTTCAAAGAGCGCAGCCAAGAACGTGGCCCTCATTGCCCATGGCTATGGTGGCTTGGTGTTTGTTGATCTGCTGGTGCAGAGAAAACAGGAGGTAATGAATAAAGTGTGCTCTGTGGCATTCATCGGCTCCGTGCACCACATACAGCACCAGAGTAGGAGGGATCCACAAATAGAAGAGTGGATACGGAAACACTGCCATGAATGGGTGTCAAACAGTAAGCCTCTAGACAAACCTCTAGGTTCTCTCATCAAAGTGAATTGTCCTGTTGTGTCTGCTGGAACAAACAAGTATGGTTTAGCACCCTCCTGCTGCTTACATGCCATCTTTAAGTACCTGAAGAGCGAGCTGAAAGCCAAGATCACAACAGCCCTTAGGTTCACCTGTTGCAACCAGAAGCAGCACAAGTAA
- the TXNL4B gene encoding thioredoxin-like protein 4B — MSFLLPKLTCKREVDQAIKSVAEKVLVLRFGRDNDAVCLQLDDILAKTAHDLSKMAVIYLVDVNKVPVYTQYFDISYIPSTVFFFNGQHMKVDYGSPDHTKFVGSFKTKQDFIDLIEVIYRGAMRGKLIVRSPIDPNNVPKYDLLYQGI; from the exons ATGAGCTTCCTGCTGCCCAAACTGACCTGCAAGCGGGAAGTGGATCAGGCAATAAAAAGTGTGGCCGAGAAGGTTTTGGTTCTCCGGTTTGGAAGAGATAACGATGCTGTTTGTCTGCAGCTCGATGATATT CTTGCCAAGACAGCTCACGACCTGAGTAAAATGGCAGTCATTTACCTGGTGGATGTGAACAAAGTTCCAGTGTACACCCAGTATTTTGACATCAGTTATATTCCatctactgtatttttcttcaatgGACAACACATGAAGGTTGATTATGG GTCTCCAGATCATACCAAATTTGTAGGAagcttcaaaacaaagcaagactTCATAGATCTGATTGAAGTGATTTACCGTGGAGCAATGCGTGGAAAGCTCATTGTGAGAAGCCCTATTGATCCCAATAATGTTCCGAAATATGACCTTCTCTACCAAGGAATTTAA